Proteins encoded in a region of the Natranaeroarchaeum aerophilus genome:
- a CDS encoding RimK family alpha-L-glutamate ligase: MDNDLTVGVLSLHNSKETKAILNAVDDLGYGTEWLRAENTSVSIDGSAVSIEPDVDVVTNRLLLSNTPQPCEELGIANVFKETRPMLNTPEATMTAMHKFAAATTLADAGVPVPDALLALGSDTLTRRREEFGVEAVYKTSIGTHGGGTWKVGPEESVNAMVGNRYAFLQDLIERDGEKHRDLRVYVVGDEIIGAMHRYAPEGDWRTNVSLGGDVRDATDQLTSEIREIVRTATDAIGLDYAGVDLIEGADGWYVLEVNPTAGFKGFFEATGTSPAPYIAKLAVERAGGTVDDDLVESIARTLDDSVPAARPQPSHREHEIVPIGYTEEVLVSGTSDSKTVYTKSDTGATRTSIDTSLAAEIGAGPIKSKMRVKSGSSKRSKVRPIVDIVVGVGGRRHTVAANVEDRSHMEYPLLLGRDILEHYHVDVSRRADADDDEVELEE, encoded by the coding sequence ACGGGACCGAGTGGTTGCGGGCGGAGAACACGTCTGTCAGTATCGACGGGAGTGCAGTGTCGATCGAACCGGATGTCGACGTTGTAACGAACCGGCTGTTGCTCTCAAATACCCCACAGCCCTGCGAGGAGCTCGGTATTGCGAACGTCTTCAAGGAGACCCGGCCGATGCTGAACACGCCGGAGGCGACGATGACGGCGATGCACAAGTTCGCTGCTGCGACGACGCTCGCGGATGCAGGTGTTCCAGTCCCCGACGCGTTACTTGCACTGGGAAGTGATACGCTCACACGACGACGGGAGGAGTTCGGTGTGGAGGCAGTGTACAAGACGTCGATCGGAACCCACGGGGGCGGCACGTGGAAAGTCGGTCCCGAGGAGTCGGTCAACGCGATGGTCGGCAACCGGTATGCGTTCCTGCAGGATCTGATCGAACGGGACGGCGAGAAACATCGGGATCTGCGGGTCTACGTTGTCGGCGATGAGATCATCGGCGCGATGCACCGCTACGCGCCGGAGGGGGACTGGCGGACGAACGTCTCGCTTGGGGGCGACGTTCGAGACGCGACCGATCAGTTGACCAGCGAGATACGCGAGATCGTTCGGACTGCAACGGATGCGATCGGTCTCGACTACGCGGGGGTCGATCTGATCGAGGGCGCGGACGGCTGGTACGTGCTGGAGGTCAATCCCACAGCGGGGTTCAAGGGCTTCTTCGAGGCGACAGGTACCAGCCCCGCCCCATACATTGCAAAGCTGGCGGTCGAGCGGGCAGGCGGAACAGTCGATGATGATCTCGTCGAGTCGATTGCCCGGACGCTCGATGATTCGGTACCCGCCGCCAGACCACAGCCGTCCCACAGGGAACACGAAATCGTCCCGATCGGGTACACCGAGGAAGTGCTGGTCAGCGGGACGAGCGACTCGAAGACCGTCTACACCAAATCGGACACAGGTGCGACCCGAACGAGCATCGACACGAGCCTCGCCGCGGAGATCGGTGCGGGGCCGATAAAGAGCAAGATGCGGGTCAAATCTGGAAGCTCGAAACGGTCGAAAGTCAGGCCGATCGTCGATATCGTCGTCGGGGTCGGCGGGCGACGCCACACTGTTGCCGCAAACGTTGAGGATCGAAGCCATATGGAGTACCCTCTCTTGCTCGGACGAGATATTCTCGAACACTATCACGTCGACGTCTCCCGGCGTGCGGACGCTGACGACGACGAGGTCGAACTCGAAGAGTAA